Proteins from a single region of Centropristis striata isolate RG_2023a ecotype Rhode Island chromosome 9, C.striata_1.0, whole genome shotgun sequence:
- the brdt gene encoding bromodomain testis-specific protein isoform X2, which yields MSDVKVCPTVSGNPPPPEVINPKSPGRVTNQLQYLEKVVIKALWRHNFSWPFHQPVDAVALCLPDYYTIITKPMDLSTIKKRLQNNYYWQALDCIQDFNTMFTNCYVYNRPSDDIVFMAQTLEKLFLQKLSQMPKEEYEVTAIATKEPVKGRNTNTGAIKQRSLVSEVVLQQTVTVIPPDVPQFMPPIVLSAQIDETLKKGFKRKAEPTTSTISISSSEVSHAEDRSAPCTLFSRKRPIKPPKKDLPAFECKKVRLSEQLRCCNDILKEMLSRRHYAYAWPFHTPVDSVALCLHDYHDIIKQPMDLGTIKNKMDHREYANAKDFAADVRLMFSNCYKYNPPSHEVVYMARKLQEIFEARYLKVPQDAESCSIPHQRTEKGQGDGVTSASTSPSSESESSSETASPSEEVATQLANLQERLKAVSDQLKRLTQEPLMKPKKKAKLKKEKRAKEKDIARLKHKSSKYKSIVEKMTNRKSSTVHGSRHNIHGVPLKCEDEVPSKPVTYQEKKQLKSDIDKLPGDKLGKLVNIIHARESCLRDSTLEEIEVDFDLLKPSTLRALQRFVAVCLRKCNKNINKKKLLKPTGGVQTGKVKNAGIAQVASKEQHLIKKKKPPAKVMAAPDLNFLPRLSASSSSSSSSDSSSSTTHSSSSDSSDSESVPKAKKPKNKDSCQKVKTKSKVNRAACAKRISETKDLTKASVKTCQPPPAVQSAVAETKGQPAPCNTDQTCDELTLSPPDLSALLSPMASPGELMDWAAPRFEPGPVLSPLRDSPLPPKEETRSNFRYPEGFPEGQVINVPYTLNTASRPAEEDKVQIPKKDIVLKNAESWAKLVRQSVTAATIKSSKESFQQFRKAAIEKEREKAQKKKPIDEPKETEAPEKSSLPDLCKAETNPQPINEDPESPETICTEAGSPQDIEPQQPNSPTAAPPLTTQSSLDREREMARKKEQERRRREAMSGIDMSMQRDIMTTFELNLD from the exons ATGTCTGATGTGAAAGTCTGTCCCACTGTGAGCGGAAATCCCCCTCCGCCAGAGGTCATAAATCCCAAGAGCCCTGGACGTGTAACCAATCAGCTACAGTACCTGGAGAAGGTGGTGATCAAAGCTTTATGGAGGCATAACTTTTCATGGCCCTTTCACCAGCCAGTTGATGCAGTGGCACTGTGTCTCCCA GATTATTATACAATTATTACAAAGCCTATGGATCTGAGTACTATTAAGAAGCGTCTTCAGAACAACTACTACTGGCAAGCGCTTGATTGTATACAAGACTTCAACACCATGTTCACCAACTGCTATGTGTACAATCGG CCTTCAGATGACATTGTTTTTATGGCACAGACCCTGGAGAagctttttttgcagaaattatCACAAATGCCTAAGGAAGAGTATGAAGTTACAGCAATCGCAACAAAAGAACCAGTGAAAGGGAGAAACACCAATACAG GTGCAATAAAGCAGAGATCCCTTGTGTCAGAAGTTGTTCTCCAGCAAACTGTGACGGTCATTCCACCTGATGTGCCTCAATTCATGCCACCCATTGTGCTCTCTGCACAAATTGATGAAACA CTTAAAAAAGGTTTCAAGAGGAAAGCAGAGCCCACAACATCCACCATCTCCATCAGCAGCAGTGAGGTGTCACATGCTGAGGATCGCTCAGCACCCTGCACCTTATTCTCCAGGAAAAGGCCCATCAAACCTCCAAAGAAAGACCTGCCTGCCTTTGAGTGCAAGAAGGTCAGACTGTCTGAGCAGCTCCGGTGCTGTAATGACATCCTAAAGGAGATGCTGTCGAGGAGACACTACGCATACGCATGGCCCTTTCATACCCCCGTTGACTCGGTTGCTTTGTGCCTGCACGACTACCATGACATCATCAAGCAGCCTATGGACCTGGGCACCATCAAG AACAAAATGGATCATCGAGAGTATGCAAACGCAAAGGATTTTGCCGCTGATGTCCGACTGATGTTCTCCAACTGTTACAAATATAATCCGCCTTCGCATGAGGTCGTCTACATGGCAAGAAAACTGCAG GAGATTTTTGAGGCCCGATATTTGAAGGTTCCTCAAGATGCAGAGAGCTGTTCCATACCTCATCAGCGAACTGAAAAGGGACAGGGAGACGGAGTCACAAGTGCGTCAACATCACCAAGTTCTGAAAGCGAAAGCTCCTCAGAGACAGCGAGTCCATCAGAAGAGGTGGCCACGCAGCTGGCCAATCTACAGGAGCGG TTGAAAGCTGTCAGTGATCAGCTGAAGAGACTTACCCAAGAGCCCCTGATGAAACCGAAGAAGAAAGCCAaattgaaaaaggaaaaaagagccAAAGAAAAGGACATTGCCAGACTAAAGCACAAATCCTCCAAATACAAATCTATTgtagaaaaaatgaccaaccGCAAGAGCTCTACTGT GCATGGCAGCAGACACAATATTCATggagtacctttaaaatgtGAGGATGAGGTCCCATCAAAACCAGTGACTTACCAGGAGAAGAAGCAGTTGAAATCTGACATCGACAAGCTTCCCGGCGACAAACTGGGCAAGCTGGTGAACATCATTCATGCCAGGGAGTCCTGTCTGCGGGATTCTACTCTAGAGGAGATTGAGGTGGACTTTGATTTGCTCAAGCCTTCCACACTCCGAGCTCTGCAGAGGTTCGTTGCTGTATGCCTGAGGAAATGCAACAAGAATATTAACA aaaaaaagctgctgAAGCCCACAGGAGGAGTACAGACTGGGAAAGTAAAGAATGCTGGGATAGCTCAAGTTGCCAGTAAAGAGCAGCActtgataaagaaaaaaaagccaccaG CTAAAGTCATGGCAGCTCCTGACCTCAACTTCCTTCCACGGCTTAGtgcaagcagcagcagctcgtccagctctgacagcagcagcagtactaCTCATTCTAGCTCTTCTGATAGCAGTGACTCTGAATCAG TGCCAAAAGCAAAGAAGCCAAAAAATAAAGACTCTTGCCAAAAGGTTAAGACGAAG TCTAAGGTGAACCGTGCTGCCTGTGCCAAGCGGATATCGGAGACAAAGGATTTGACAAAAGCCTCAGTTAAGACCTGTCAGCCTCCTCCTGCTGTGCAGTCCGCTGTAGCAGAAACCAAAGGCCAGCCAGCACCCTGTAACACAGACCAGACCTGTGATGAGCTGACTCTATCACCTCCAG ATTTGTCTGCCCTTTTATCCCCCATGGCATCTCCAGGAGAGCTAATGGACTGGGCTGCCCCCAGATTCGAG CCAGGTCCAGTGCTGTCCCCTCTGAGAGACAGCCCACTGCCACCCAAAGAAGAGACCAGGTCCA ATTTCAGATACCCTGAGGGTTTTCCTGAAGGTCAAGTGATTAATGTGCCTTACACACTAAACACAGCAAGTAGACCTGCTGAGGAGGACAAAGTCCAAATCCCTAAAAAG gacattGTTCTGAAAAATGCTGAGTCCTGGGCAAAACTGGTGAGGCAATCAGTCACTGCAGCTACAATCAAATCCTCAAAGGAGAGTTTCCAGCAGTTCCGTAAGGCTGCCATAGAAAAGGAACGGGAAAAGGCTCAGAAGAAGAAACCGATCGATGAGCCCAAGGAGACGGAGGCCCCTGAAAAGAGCAG CTTACCAGACTTGTGTAAAGCAGAAACAAACCCACAACCTATCAATGAGGATCCTGAGTCACCAGAGACCATTTGCACAGAAGCAGGCTCTCCTCAAGATATTGAGCCACAACAGCCAAACTCTCCCACAGCAGCACCACCTCTAACCACACAGTCCTCGCTGGATAGGGAAAGAGAGATGGCCCGCAAAAAGGAGCAGGAACGACGCAGGCGAGAGGCT ATGTCTGGTATTGACATGAGTATGCAGCGGGACATCATGACTACATTTGAGCTGAACCTGGACTAA
- the brdt gene encoding bromodomain testis-specific protein isoform X1, giving the protein MSDVKVCPTVSGNPPPPEVINPKSPGRVTNQLQYLEKVVIKALWRHNFSWPFHQPVDAVALCLPDYYTIITKPMDLSTIKKRLQNNYYWQALDCIQDFNTMFTNCYVYNRPSDDIVFMAQTLEKLFLQKLSQMPKEEYEVTAIATKEPVKGRNTNTGAIKQRSLVSEVVLQQTVTVIPPDVPQFMPPIVLSAQIDETLKKGFKRKAEPTTSTISISSSEVSHAEDRSAPCTLFSRKRPIKPPKKDLPAFECKKVRLSEQLRCCNDILKEMLSRRHYAYAWPFHTPVDSVALCLHDYHDIIKQPMDLGTIKNKMDHREYANAKDFAADVRLMFSNCYKYNPPSHEVVYMARKLQCLYPQEIFEARYLKVPQDAESCSIPHQRTEKGQGDGVTSASTSPSSESESSSETASPSEEVATQLANLQERLKAVSDQLKRLTQEPLMKPKKKAKLKKEKRAKEKDIARLKHKSSKYKSIVEKMTNRKSSTVHGSRHNIHGVPLKCEDEVPSKPVTYQEKKQLKSDIDKLPGDKLGKLVNIIHARESCLRDSTLEEIEVDFDLLKPSTLRALQRFVAVCLRKCNKNINKKKLLKPTGGVQTGKVKNAGIAQVASKEQHLIKKKKPPAKVMAAPDLNFLPRLSASSSSSSSSDSSSSTTHSSSSDSSDSESVPKAKKPKNKDSCQKVKTKSKVNRAACAKRISETKDLTKASVKTCQPPPAVQSAVAETKGQPAPCNTDQTCDELTLSPPDLSALLSPMASPGELMDWAAPRFEPGPVLSPLRDSPLPPKEETRSNFRYPEGFPEGQVINVPYTLNTASRPAEEDKVQIPKKDIVLKNAESWAKLVRQSVTAATIKSSKESFQQFRKAAIEKEREKAQKKKPIDEPKETEAPEKSSLPDLCKAETNPQPINEDPESPETICTEAGSPQDIEPQQPNSPTAAPPLTTQSSLDREREMARKKEQERRRREAMSGIDMSMQRDIMTTFELNLD; this is encoded by the exons ATGTCTGATGTGAAAGTCTGTCCCACTGTGAGCGGAAATCCCCCTCCGCCAGAGGTCATAAATCCCAAGAGCCCTGGACGTGTAACCAATCAGCTACAGTACCTGGAGAAGGTGGTGATCAAAGCTTTATGGAGGCATAACTTTTCATGGCCCTTTCACCAGCCAGTTGATGCAGTGGCACTGTGTCTCCCA GATTATTATACAATTATTACAAAGCCTATGGATCTGAGTACTATTAAGAAGCGTCTTCAGAACAACTACTACTGGCAAGCGCTTGATTGTATACAAGACTTCAACACCATGTTCACCAACTGCTATGTGTACAATCGG CCTTCAGATGACATTGTTTTTATGGCACAGACCCTGGAGAagctttttttgcagaaattatCACAAATGCCTAAGGAAGAGTATGAAGTTACAGCAATCGCAACAAAAGAACCAGTGAAAGGGAGAAACACCAATACAG GTGCAATAAAGCAGAGATCCCTTGTGTCAGAAGTTGTTCTCCAGCAAACTGTGACGGTCATTCCACCTGATGTGCCTCAATTCATGCCACCCATTGTGCTCTCTGCACAAATTGATGAAACA CTTAAAAAAGGTTTCAAGAGGAAAGCAGAGCCCACAACATCCACCATCTCCATCAGCAGCAGTGAGGTGTCACATGCTGAGGATCGCTCAGCACCCTGCACCTTATTCTCCAGGAAAAGGCCCATCAAACCTCCAAAGAAAGACCTGCCTGCCTTTGAGTGCAAGAAGGTCAGACTGTCTGAGCAGCTCCGGTGCTGTAATGACATCCTAAAGGAGATGCTGTCGAGGAGACACTACGCATACGCATGGCCCTTTCATACCCCCGTTGACTCGGTTGCTTTGTGCCTGCACGACTACCATGACATCATCAAGCAGCCTATGGACCTGGGCACCATCAAG AACAAAATGGATCATCGAGAGTATGCAAACGCAAAGGATTTTGCCGCTGATGTCCGACTGATGTTCTCCAACTGTTACAAATATAATCCGCCTTCGCATGAGGTCGTCTACATGGCAAGAAAACTGCAG tGTTTGTATCCGCAGGAGATTTTTGAGGCCCGATATTTGAAGGTTCCTCAAGATGCAGAGAGCTGTTCCATACCTCATCAGCGAACTGAAAAGGGACAGGGAGACGGAGTCACAAGTGCGTCAACATCACCAAGTTCTGAAAGCGAAAGCTCCTCAGAGACAGCGAGTCCATCAGAAGAGGTGGCCACGCAGCTGGCCAATCTACAGGAGCGG TTGAAAGCTGTCAGTGATCAGCTGAAGAGACTTACCCAAGAGCCCCTGATGAAACCGAAGAAGAAAGCCAaattgaaaaaggaaaaaagagccAAAGAAAAGGACATTGCCAGACTAAAGCACAAATCCTCCAAATACAAATCTATTgtagaaaaaatgaccaaccGCAAGAGCTCTACTGT GCATGGCAGCAGACACAATATTCATggagtacctttaaaatgtGAGGATGAGGTCCCATCAAAACCAGTGACTTACCAGGAGAAGAAGCAGTTGAAATCTGACATCGACAAGCTTCCCGGCGACAAACTGGGCAAGCTGGTGAACATCATTCATGCCAGGGAGTCCTGTCTGCGGGATTCTACTCTAGAGGAGATTGAGGTGGACTTTGATTTGCTCAAGCCTTCCACACTCCGAGCTCTGCAGAGGTTCGTTGCTGTATGCCTGAGGAAATGCAACAAGAATATTAACA aaaaaaagctgctgAAGCCCACAGGAGGAGTACAGACTGGGAAAGTAAAGAATGCTGGGATAGCTCAAGTTGCCAGTAAAGAGCAGCActtgataaagaaaaaaaagccaccaG CTAAAGTCATGGCAGCTCCTGACCTCAACTTCCTTCCACGGCTTAGtgcaagcagcagcagctcgtccagctctgacagcagcagcagtactaCTCATTCTAGCTCTTCTGATAGCAGTGACTCTGAATCAG TGCCAAAAGCAAAGAAGCCAAAAAATAAAGACTCTTGCCAAAAGGTTAAGACGAAG TCTAAGGTGAACCGTGCTGCCTGTGCCAAGCGGATATCGGAGACAAAGGATTTGACAAAAGCCTCAGTTAAGACCTGTCAGCCTCCTCCTGCTGTGCAGTCCGCTGTAGCAGAAACCAAAGGCCAGCCAGCACCCTGTAACACAGACCAGACCTGTGATGAGCTGACTCTATCACCTCCAG ATTTGTCTGCCCTTTTATCCCCCATGGCATCTCCAGGAGAGCTAATGGACTGGGCTGCCCCCAGATTCGAG CCAGGTCCAGTGCTGTCCCCTCTGAGAGACAGCCCACTGCCACCCAAAGAAGAGACCAGGTCCA ATTTCAGATACCCTGAGGGTTTTCCTGAAGGTCAAGTGATTAATGTGCCTTACACACTAAACACAGCAAGTAGACCTGCTGAGGAGGACAAAGTCCAAATCCCTAAAAAG gacattGTTCTGAAAAATGCTGAGTCCTGGGCAAAACTGGTGAGGCAATCAGTCACTGCAGCTACAATCAAATCCTCAAAGGAGAGTTTCCAGCAGTTCCGTAAGGCTGCCATAGAAAAGGAACGGGAAAAGGCTCAGAAGAAGAAACCGATCGATGAGCCCAAGGAGACGGAGGCCCCTGAAAAGAGCAG CTTACCAGACTTGTGTAAAGCAGAAACAAACCCACAACCTATCAATGAGGATCCTGAGTCACCAGAGACCATTTGCACAGAAGCAGGCTCTCCTCAAGATATTGAGCCACAACAGCCAAACTCTCCCACAGCAGCACCACCTCTAACCACACAGTCCTCGCTGGATAGGGAAAGAGAGATGGCCCGCAAAAAGGAGCAGGAACGACGCAGGCGAGAGGCT ATGTCTGGTATTGACATGAGTATGCAGCGGGACATCATGACTACATTTGAGCTGAACCTGGACTAA